The nucleotide window ATTTTTTTTGAAGTAAAACCAAGTAAACAGGGGTGAATAAGGTGAAAAAGAGTTTGACTAGCTTCATCAGCGTGATTGTCCTTTCTATGATTCTCTCTGCTTGTGCTTTAGATAGTTCAAGTCAAAAGGAATCACCGGTACCAGCCAAGAAGGGAAACACAGAAAGTGCAAGCGTAAAAAGCACTGAAGGAAAAGAGTATAAAGCAACAAACCTTGCAGCACTTCCGGAAAAGGCAAAAGCGAGGAAGGATTTGTTCATTGCAGGAATTTCCGCACCAGGAGGCGTTTTCTTGCCATATTTTTATGAAAATGGTTGGGATGGAAACGTAACAAACCCTATGTTTGCTCCATTAGTGAATCTAGATAAGGAAGGAAAGCCTGTCGGAATCCTTGCTGAAAAATGGGATGTCTCTGATGATCAGCTTACATATACATTCCACTTAAGAAAAGGCTTAAAATTTAGTGACGGCTCACCGCTAACAGCAGACGATGTTGCCTTTACCTTAACACTTCTATATGATCCAGCATATGCCGGATACCAAGATATTTCTCTTGCGGCGATTAAAGGCGGGAAAGAGTATAAAGAAGGTAAGGCACAATCGATTGAAGGGATTAAAGTCATCGATAAAGAGACAATTGAAATTACAACTGAAAAAGTGAACGCGAAGTCCCTGCTTCTATTAGGCGGTCAAGTATTATCTAAAGCCTATTATGGTAAAGACTATCAATATGGTAAACTCGATTATTTAAAAGAACTTTATCCAAAACCACTTGGTGCAGGTCCATACAAATTTGAAAAATATATTCCTGGCCAAGAAGTCCGTTATGTGGCCAATGAACATTACTACGCAGGTAAGCCAAAAACAAAAAATCTCATTTTCAAGGTTATAGATACCTCCACCTCCCTGCAATTGTTTGAAACAGGCGAGCTTGATTATGCCGGTTTCTCTGCAGATGATGATACCGTGGAACAGTTGAAAAGCTTAGGATTTGCCAATATCCAAGTCGGCCCGGTAAATGACTTTGGCTTTATTTATGTAAACAATACACGTCCGCAGTTCAAGGATAAAGAAGTACGACAAGCATTGATTTATGGATTGGATCGCCAAAAAATTGTGGATGTGAAATTTAAAGGCTACGGAGAGGTTGCCAACGTTCCTGTCTCTAAAGTTTCATGGGCATATGACGATGAAGGTATTAACAAATATGAATTTAATGCGGATAAAGCGAAAGAATTACTTGATAATGCAGGCTGGAAGGTCGGTAAGGATGGCATCCGCGAAAAAGATGGCAAGCCATTCGTGATTCGGTATTTAACGAGAACAGCTGAAGATCCAATTATCCCTATTGCCAAAGAAAACTATGAGGATATTGGGATTAAATTCGAACCAGAAATCATGGACTTTAATGCCTTGGTTGCTAAGTTAAACGAGAAAGATTATGATTTCGCCGCAGTTTCGACGTCACAAATCTTAGACCCAAGTGATCCTGTTGAAGAATTTGCATCAGCTAACCCAAATAATGCTGCAGGCTATTCTAATCCTAAGGTTGATGAGTTAATCCAAAAAGGATTAAATACGTTAGATATTGAAAAACGTAAAGGCATCTATCACGATTTATACAAAGAACTAAATGACAACCCTCCTGTAATTCTGATTCACTATCGCCAAAGCGCCAGAGCGATTAGTGGTCAAATTCAAGGTTTATATCCAGATAACTATACAGGCATCAGCGCTAGCTTGCCGAACATTTCGATTAAAAAGTAATCAATAAAGTGCCTAGCGCATGTTGCTAGGCACTTTATTCTGTAATGGGGGAGAAAAAATGAAACAGTACGTATTGCAGCGTTTTTTACAAATGATTGTCATCTTGTTCGGGACATCGTTTATCATTTTCTTCTTATTTGCGATGCTGCCGGGTGATTATATTGACTCAAATATTAATTTGACCCCGCAAAGGGCTCAAGAATTAAAAGCACTTTTTGGTTTAGATCAGCCGGTGTTGCAGAGGTACTTTACGTGGCTTGGAAATGCCTTACACGGTGATTTTGGTTACTCGCTCAAGCATCAGGAAAAGGTTTTATCCCTGTTAAATAAATATGTGTGGAATTCCTTTTTTGTTGCTATTTTTGCCTTAATCCTAACGTGGTCCATTGCCTTAGTGACGGGTGTCATTTCCGCCATTAAGCAATATTCCTTGTTTGATGGGCTAGTAACATTTTTTGTGTTTGCAGCGATGTCCTTTCCATCTTTTTTTATCAGCTTGCTATTTATTAAATGGTTCGGTGTCGATCTGCAAATCTTGCCAATTGGCGGAATGATTGATACGGGAAGTACCAGTACGGGGCTGACCTATCTTCTTGAAGTGGGCAAGCATATGATTCTACCTGTTCTCATCCTAACCTTACTTAGCATTGGATCGTTAACCCGCTATTTTCGCACTGGGATGCTTGAGGTGATTCGCCAGGACTATATACGAACCGCCCGAGCGAAGGGTTTAAAAGAGCGTGTGGTTATTTTTAAACATGCTTTAAAAAATGCCATTCTTCCAGCCATTACATTGCTTGCCTTTGAATTACCGGGGCTTTTTTCCGGTGCCATTATTATGGAACAAATCTTTAATTGGCCGGGTGTTGGAAGAATTCAGCTGGAATCAGTCAGCTTCCGCGATTATCCCGTATTGATGGCCTTTACGATGTTTTTATCCTGTTTAACCATTATTGGAAACTTTTTAGCGGATGTAACTTACGCTGCTGTTGATCCGAGAATTAGATTGAAATAGGGAGGGGTGCAAATTGGAACCACAAAGTTCGATTGTGACGAAACAAGTGACGAAGAAGAGCGTAAAATCACCTTCGTTATGGAAGCAAACGTATCGTCGCCTAAAAAAGAATAAATTAGCAATGATCAGTTTGTTTTTCCTGATATTTATGTTTTTACTGAGTTTTATTGGTCCGCATTTTTCACCGTACATTCAAGACAGAACGAGTATTGCTGATATGAATCAGCCGCCAAGCAGCTCGCACTTGCTTGGGACAGATAATTATGGGCGGGATGTGTTAACGAGATTAATGATGGCCGGACAAATCTCGTTAACCATCGGGATTGCTTCCATGTTTTTATCGGTGATGATTGGTTCATTGCTGGGGGCGATTTCGGGCTTTTATCGCGGCGTCGTCGATATGGTTATCATGCGGATCGCCGACATTCTTATGTCGATTCCAGGCTTACCGCTTCTATTGATTTTGGCAGCCATTCTATCAGAGTGGAAAGTTCCGGCTGAATACCGGCTTTATATTATTATGATTATGCTTAGCTTTGTTGGATGGCCAGGTCTTGCACGCCTAGTGCGAGGACAAATTTTATCATTGAAGGAACAGCCTTTTATGCAGGCAACGGAGGTACTGGGGTTAAGGGACCGCCGGAAAATAATCCACCATCTTATTCCGAATACCATCCCACTTCTTTTGGTTGTGGCGACCTTAAATGTAGCCGGTTCGATTTTAAGCGAGTCCGCATTAAGCTTTCTTGGACTTGGGGTCGTTCCGCCCACACCGTCATGGGGGAATATGATGAATGCAGCCAATAACTTTATGGATTTTAGGAAACGTCCATGGCTTTGGATTCCACCGGGAACCACTATTTTTCTAACTGTCGTTTCTATCAATTTACTGGGGGACGGACTAAGAGATGCACTTGATCCGAAAATGAGAAGGTAGGGATATCATATGAATAAGACGCTGCTTCAAGTAGATCACCTGCAAACAAACTTTTACACAGAAAACGGCGTCGTGAAGGCAGTGAATGACGTTAGTTTTGCTATTCGTGAAGGAGAAACCGTGTGTATCGTTGGAGAGTCAGGATGCGGCAAAAGTATTACCGCATTGTCATTAATGCAGCTAATACCGGAAAACGGCAAGGTGGAAAGCGGAGAAATTAATTTTGCCGGAAAAAACCTGCTCCACTTATCAAAAAAGGATGTGCGCCGTTTAAGAGGGAATGAGATTGGCATGATCTTTCAGGAACCGATGACATCTTTAAATCCCGTTTTCACGATTGGTGAACAAATGATTGAACCAATCCAGGAACATTTATTGTTAAGTAAAAAGGATGCCTATAATAAGGCAATGGAACTGATTACAATGCTCGGAATCCCGAATGCTGAAAAGGTCGTCAATCTTTATCCTCATGAATTAAGCGGCGGGATGCTGCAACGGATTATGATTGCTATCGCCATTAGCTGTAATCCGAAGCTTATCATTGCGGATGAACCAACGACCGCTCTTGACGTAACCATCCAAGCACAAATATTAGACTTATTACGGGAGATAAAAAAGGAATTTAATACATCTATTTTGTTAATTACCCATGATCTTGGCGTTGTGGCAGAAATGGCTGATTATGTGGTGGTCATGTATGCGGGAAAAGTAGTGGAAGAGGGACCGGTTTTGGAGCTATTTAAGAACCCGCAGCATCCTTATACAAAAGGATTGTTGAAGGCAAAACCAGTGATTGGTGAACGGAAAGATCGTCTATATACCATTGCCGGCCAGGTTCCGAATTTAGTTAATCTGCAGGAATCCTGCTATTTTGCAGATCGCTGTGAGCATGCAATGGATATTTGCAGGATAAAGCAGCCGGCATTACATGAAATTTCGGGCGGGCAAAAAGCTGCGTGCTGGCTCTATGAGGACGGTGCAGAATAATGGGCGAAGCATTATTAGAGGTTCATAATCTAAAAAAATACTATTCTGCTTCAAAAGGTATGTTTAAAAAATTCGGAGATCCGTTGAAGGCTGTTGATGGGGTTAGTTTTTCAATTGCCAAAGGCGAAGTGTTTGGGCTTGTTGGTGAATCTGGAAGTGGGAAATCGACGATTGGTAAAACCATTTTACGCCTCCATGAGAAGACAGAAGGAGAGGTAAAGTTTAAGGGGAAAGATATTTTTTCATTATCCAAAAAGGAGCTCCGCAATCTTCGTGTGCAAACACAGCTTGTATTTCAAGATCCGTTTAGTTCGTTAAATCCAAGGCTCCGAGTGGGGGACGCAATTGGCGAGGCCATGGTCGAGCACGGTCTTGTTTCAAAACAGGAGGTACGCGAGCGAGTGTTAGAGGTAATGGAAAAGTGCGGATTAGCTCCGTTTCATATTGATCGATATCCACATGAATTTTCCGGCGGACAGCGGCAGCGTATCGTTATTGCTAGAGCGATGGCGCTAAATCCTGAGTTTATTGTTATGGATGAACCAGTCGCATCACTTGATGTATCCATTCAAGCGCAAATAATAAATCTATTCAGTGACCTCCAGAGGGAAAATGGATTATCCTATCTGTTTATTTCCCATGATTTAAGTGTTGTGGAACACCTTTGTACGAAAATTGCCATTATGTATTTGGGGAATATTGTAGAATTGGCTTCTAAAGAAGAGTTATTTGATCATCCACTTCATCCTTATACAAAAGCACTCTTATCGGCTGTGCCCATTCCAGACCCCATGGCCAAGAGAGAGCGGATTATTTTAAAAGGGGATATTCCAAGCCCTATAAATCCGCCCTCAGGCTGTAAGTTTCGGACCAGATGTCCGATAGCGACTGACCTTTGTGCACAACAGGTGCCGGATTATCGCGACACAGGAAGCGGCCATTTTGTTGCCTGTCATTATGTATAATTTAATTTGGAAAAAAGGGGGCAATATACAGAATTTGTATTGCCTCTTTTTTTCTAAATCACACAGCCCACTCTATTTCATATAAATATAGAAAAAGTAAAATGGGTGAATGTAATGGCCGAACATGATGGCGATTGGATCTCGTGGATCTTGGATGCTTTTGAAACAAGAGCGGTTTATCTTTTCCCTGCTCCAGTGAAAGAAATCGGCGGCACGAAATGGGGATATATTGATGAGAAAGGGAAATTTGTTCTCCAGCCGATATATGATAATGCCAAGGATTTTCAGGATAATGGTTTGGCGAATGTTGAGATGATGGATAAATCAGGCCTCATCGATGATAACGGGTATTTTATTGTGAAACCGAAATACGATACGATACAACCGTTTTCAGAAGGAAGGGCAGTCGTCAACGATCAGCAGGGGAATAAAGTTATTGACGGAAGTGGTAAGGAAATAACCGAAAGGGCCTATTCTGTCGCATACCCAGAGTATAAAGGTGGACGTTTATTAGTTGGGGTGACAGATTCGGATGAACAGTACTTGCATGGATTTTTGAATAAGAGAGGCAAAGTGGTTATTCCCCTTATCTATCCATCTGCCAGTGATTTTTCAGAGGGGAAAGCGGTTGTAAAAACAAAGAGCGGCCTCTACGAACTAATTGATCTTACCGGAAAGGTATTACAATCCTATCCGTTTGCGTTTGTTGATCAATATGGCCAAGGTCTTCTTGTATATAAAAAGAGGGAGGATGGAAAATTAGGGTATATCGATGAACAGGGGAAAACAGTCTTGGAGCCTCAGTTTTCAAGTGCAGAAGCATTTATCGACGACCGCGCTATTGTTGGTTTGACTGTAAAAAATAATCAATATTATGGCGTAATAGATAGAGAAGGAAATTTTTTAATTAAACCAAATTATACCAGTATTATGGATCTTGGCGAAAATCGGTTTGCAATTGGGAAAGAACTGGCACCAGAGCAGCCATGCTTAAGATCAATTTACGCGTTAGCAGATTCAGATGGCCGGATTCTAACAGGGTTTATTTTTCATGACATGAATCCATTTTCCGATGGGGTGGCTTCTGTTTCTGATGACCAGCATACGTTTTTTATTGATAAGAATGGGAAGAGGAAGGTACATCTTCCAATGGTCAGTGGCAGCGGCTGGCTAAGCTTTGACAAGACACTAATCAAGAGTGAAGTTGATAATCGCTTGGTGTATTTTAATCGAAATAGTGGTGTGGTCTGGAAGCAGGCGACCATTATCCCGCTAAATAATCAGTATTCAGTAATCGAACATAAATACAGACCGAATAGGGAATATGTTGTTTATTACCCACAGGTACAAGGAATGGAAAATCCGGCTATGGTTATGGTGAATAAGTCTTTAAAAGAGCTTGCGGGTGTAAAACCCGTGCCTGCCGGGAAGCAGCTGGAATCCAATTATACTGGTGACTTTGAGGTAACCTTCTACAAGAAGAACTTGCTTGTGATGGAGATAAATGGGTACGATTACATGTTTTGTGCTGCTCATGGGATGCCTGTTAAAAAGTATGTTCATATTAATCTTAAGAATGGTTCGATGTATCAGTTGAAAGACTTGTTTAAACTTGGGAGCCCTTATGTGAAAGTAATAAGTGATATGATTATGGATCAAATTAAAAATAATGAACAATATTCTTCTTATCTTTCTCCTGATGATTACCATGGAATGAAGGAGGATCAGCCGTTTTTTATTCGTGAGGATGCCCTAAATATTTACTTTAAGCATTATGAAATTGCCTCCTTTGCTGCGGGATCTCCAACCTTTACAATCCCCTTCGATGAACTGAAAGATATGATTAATCAAGACGGCGAGTTTTGGAAGTCGTTTCAGTAAAAAGGCAGGAGTTCGGCCCCCTGCCTTTTTACTATGAAATTATTGGCTTCGAAATAGCTGGAAAGGGGTTGGGGTATTGTGAAATAATGGGGAAAACACGATATGATTGAATTAGGGGTGAAATGGGATGAAGATTTATGATGTTTCAAGAAAACTTGAGAATGGTATGCCTGTATGGCCCGGCGATACTGCGTTTCAATATGTGGTCTCGTGGCCAATGGAAGAAAGCGGCTCAGTCAATGTAGGTAGTCTTCAATTAAGCGCGCACACGGGAACGCATGTTGATGCTCCTTTTCATTTTGATAACAATGGAAAACGAATCATTGAACTTGATCTCAATCTTTACATCGGGCCAGCGAAAGTCATAGATATGGGTGGCAAGGAAAGTATTGGCGAAGCTGATTTGCGGGGGGTTAACCTTGATGGATGTAAGAGGGTGTTATTTCGAACACTTGCGTGGGAAAATCCAAGTGAATTCCCCGAGAAAATTCCTCATATTAAACCGGATTTAGCGCCTTATTTAGCAAGTATTGGGGTTAAGCTTATCGGCTTGGATGTACCGTCTGTGGATCCAATTGACAGCAAGGAGCTGCCTGCACACCATAGTTTGAATGAAAACGGAATTCACATATTGGAATCCCTTATGCTCGACGAAATCGAACCAGGTGACTACGAACTAATCGCCCTGCCGCTGCCACTCGTCGAAGGAGACGGCAGCCCCGTCCGCGCAATCCTACGACGATAGTAGATCCGGTTAGGCATGTTTTCGTCTGTATATGAACCAGTAGCTTCCGAGGCCAATGATGAATAAGAGACCGACGGATACTGGGACAACATAGTCTTTAAATGAGGGTTCTATGGTAGTAGTCTTTTTCGTTCGCACGTTGGCATGATCTGTCCGTACGTTCTCGTTTATTGAAGTAGATTCTTCCGAATGCGAATTGGCAAATACATTGGTTCCAAATAGAAAAAACAACAGCGAAGCGATAACAGCAATTTTGCTAAACATTATTCTCAACTCCGTTATATTGTTATCTTGTTGTTGTTCATTCTACCATCATTCACACCCGGTTATATCGAATACCCAGGAATGTTCACAAACCTTTCGAAATTACAAATATATCAATTTTTGCCCAAATCCAGTATTTCCAAAGCTTTCTAAGCTTTTTCTTAAACTTCTCTCCAATTGAACATTGATTTATATCAATTCCTTAGGAAAAAAAAGATGGTAAACTAAGGCATAAACCATTTCGAAGGGGAGTGTTAGTTATGTTTGAAATAATTGATAAAAAAGCAGTCATGGATATCCGGGAACGTGTTGCAAAGGGGGAACATCCACGACGGGAAATTTTAAACTTTATTAAAGCGGCACCAGTAGGTACTATTTTTGAAATTCATTTACCACATCGCGGTGAGCCGTTAATCGCCAATTTACAATCTTTTGGAATGAACGTGATTGTCAATGAAATCGAACCGATGCATTTTCGCCTAATGGCAGTAAAATTGGATGAGTTTTAGTCCATTTCGGCCATACTTTTAAGTTGGTCCAACTCTAGAATTTGTATTTGTCTGCGTCCGTCCATGGCGATTAGCTTTTGGGACATAAATGCTAATAGCTTTCTACTTATTGATTCTGGAGTTGTCCCGATATACCCCGCTAAATCTTTTTTCGTTATTGGTAATGTAAAGGTACCATTAAAGGCATTCAATTTATCATGAAAAAGGATGAGTGCCCGCGCAAGCCGCTGTTCGACCTCCATCAAACTTAAGAAGCCAACCGATTCATCTGCTTCATATAAACGATCATTAACAGCCAGTAAAAACCGGTAGGATAATTCTGCATTCTTCTCCATCGTCCTAAGGAAATCCCCTTTTTCAATGGAACAAATGACAGTGGGACTCCCAATAACCTCAGCATTTGCATAATGTTTTTCATTTCGAAGTAATGAAAATAACCCGAAGAAATCCCCAGGAAACAACAAACGGACAATTTGTTCTTTTCCTTCAGCCGACATTTTCGTTAGCTTTATCAGGCCTTCATTCACAACAAAAAGTGTTTCGGAACGCTCCCCCTCTTGAAAAATGAATTCACCCTTTAAAAAGTGACGGCTCCTTGTGACATTTTGTAATAGCTGAAGATCCTCTTTTTTCATCCCTTTAAAAACGGGCACAGATGTGATACATGAAGATCCATGCGAGCAACAGTGATCACAGTTCATCCTTCACCACTCCTTCTAAACATCCTTATAGCTTAATAATATCTGCTTCACAAAAATAATGAAGTGATTTGCATCAATTTATTATATTTCTTGATACAGGTCAATGTTAATGAGAATGATTTTCATTAATATGAAAGAAAAACATGAGGTGATTCCACCATGAATGCAACCTGTTTAATTGTTTATGCAAGTATGACAGGGAATACAGAAGAAATAGCCAATCTTATTGCATCAGGCATTCAAGAGGCAGGGGGTACTGTCTCGATAAAGGATATCTTAGAAGTAGATGTTCCAGACCTTCAAGAATATGATGGGATATTATTGGGAGCCTATACGTGGGGAGACGGTGATCTTCCGGATGAGTTTCTCGACTTTTATGATGAAATGGATCAATTGAATTTATCAGGGAAAAGGGCAGCTGCATTTGGTTCCTGCGACTCTTCCTATGAGCATCGTGGGGGAGCGGTTGATATTCTCACGGAAAAACTGGCAGAACTGGGTGCCGAGCTTGTGCACGAAGGTTTAAAAATTGACCTTTCTCCAACCACTGCGGAAAAAGAAGAATGTATGAAGTTTGGTCAATCCTTTGTAGAAAAATTTTGAGAGGATGTGGGGATTATGAGTATGATTGAAATCCCATTAAATGATGTGGCCTGCACCGGTTGTATCGGGAAGATAAAAAGACAGATGCAACGAACAAATGGAATAGAAAAAGTAGAAATTGTATCTGGAACCGGTAAAATCCAAATTAACTTTAATGAAAGCATCATTCAATCGGAGGAAATTAACCGTAACCTAAATAAGATTATACTGCGAACATTTGATTAAAGGGCTGCCTAAAAAGGCAGTTTTTTTTATTTGGAATATTTCCCCTAGTTCATTTTTTCGGATATTTATGTCACTTTTTTGGATTGTTGATTATTATGAAAGCGTTTAATATTTGATGTAGCAGGAACGAAAGTGGTTTTTATAAAAATAAAAATGGGGGAATGAGTAATGAAGAAAGGGAAATTGTTGTCCGCAGCATTAGTGGCTGTACTTGGAATTTCGGGAATCTTAACAGGTTGTTCATCAGATGAAAAAACAACAAAGACTGAGACCAGTGTAAGTAAGGAACTAGTAGTTTATTCACCAAATCCAATTGAGTTTAATGAGCCTTTGGTAAAAGAATTTGAAGATGAAACAGGAATTAAGGTGGAAGTTATTTCTGCGGGTGCAGGGGAGCTTTTGAAACGAATTGAATCGGAAGGGGATAATCCTTTAGGGGATGTCATGTGGGGAGGATCTTTATCATCGTTAGATCCATTCAAAGATCATTTTGCTAAATATCAATCCAAAAATGAAGACAAGGTTATTGATGACTATAAAAATGATGATGGCTTTATCACACGATTCTCACTCGTTCCAAGTGTCATTATGGTCAATAAAAACCTTGCGGGTGAATTAAATATTAGTGGATATGAGGATTTATTGAATAAGCAATTGAAAGGGAAGATTGCGTTTGCAGACCCAGCAAAATCATCTTCTTCATTCGAACAAGTTATTAACGAATTATATGCGATGGGCAATGGTGATCCTGAAAAAGGATGGGATTATGTAGGAAAATTAATTGGGAATCTTGATCACAAATTATTGAGTGGATCCTCTGCAGTCTACAAAGGTGTAGCAGATGGTGAATACTCTGTTGGGCTTACATTTGAAGAGCCAGTTGTGAATTATATGAATGATGGCGCCCCAGTACAGATAGTCTATCCAAAAGAAGGAACAATTGTGAAGCCTGATGGTGCCGCGATTATTAAAGGTGCAAAAAATCTGGAAAATGCCAAGAAATTCATTGATTTTATTACCAACGAAGAGTCACAAACAATGGTGGCAAATGAGCTAAATCGCCGTCCTGTTCTTTCTACAGTGAAAATCAAGAAGGATATCGGAATGAAGCCGCTTACGGAAATCAAATTAATTAGTGACGATCAAGCATGGTCAAACAAAAATAAAGAAACCATTCTAGATAAATTTAAGGATATTTTTACAAGTAATTAAGAATTGAAATCAAACATGAAAGAGTATGAGTAGTCAGTGGCTCATACTCTTTTAAA belongs to Neobacillus sp. OS1-2 and includes:
- a CDS encoding ABC transporter substrate-binding protein; its protein translation is MILSACALDSSSQKESPVPAKKGNTESASVKSTEGKEYKATNLAALPEKAKARKDLFIAGISAPGGVFLPYFYENGWDGNVTNPMFAPLVNLDKEGKPVGILAEKWDVSDDQLTYTFHLRKGLKFSDGSPLTADDVAFTLTLLYDPAYAGYQDISLAAIKGGKEYKEGKAQSIEGIKVIDKETIEITTEKVNAKSLLLLGGQVLSKAYYGKDYQYGKLDYLKELYPKPLGAGPYKFEKYIPGQEVRYVANEHYYAGKPKTKNLIFKVIDTSTSLQLFETGELDYAGFSADDDTVEQLKSLGFANIQVGPVNDFGFIYVNNTRPQFKDKEVRQALIYGLDRQKIVDVKFKGYGEVANVPVSKVSWAYDDEGINKYEFNADKAKELLDNAGWKVGKDGIREKDGKPFVIRYLTRTAEDPIIPIAKENYEDIGIKFEPEIMDFNALVAKLNEKDYDFAAVSTSQILDPSDPVEEFASANPNNAAGYSNPKVDELIQKGLNTLDIEKRKGIYHDLYKELNDNPPVILIHYRQSARAISGQIQGLYPDNYTGISASLPNISIKK
- a CDS encoding ABC transporter permease, which produces MKQYVLQRFLQMIVILFGTSFIIFFLFAMLPGDYIDSNINLTPQRAQELKALFGLDQPVLQRYFTWLGNALHGDFGYSLKHQEKVLSLLNKYVWNSFFVAIFALILTWSIALVTGVISAIKQYSLFDGLVTFFVFAAMSFPSFFISLLFIKWFGVDLQILPIGGMIDTGSTSTGLTYLLEVGKHMILPVLILTLLSIGSLTRYFRTGMLEVIRQDYIRTARAKGLKERVVIFKHALKNAILPAITLLAFELPGLFSGAIIMEQIFNWPGVGRIQLESVSFRDYPVLMAFTMFLSCLTIIGNFLADVTYAAVDPRIRLK
- the opp4C gene encoding oligopeptide ABC transporter permease, which codes for MVTKQVTKKSVKSPSLWKQTYRRLKKNKLAMISLFFLIFMFLLSFIGPHFSPYIQDRTSIADMNQPPSSSHLLGTDNYGRDVLTRLMMAGQISLTIGIASMFLSVMIGSLLGAISGFYRGVVDMVIMRIADILMSIPGLPLLLILAAILSEWKVPAEYRLYIIMIMLSFVGWPGLARLVRGQILSLKEQPFMQATEVLGLRDRRKIIHHLIPNTIPLLLVVATLNVAGSILSESALSFLGLGVVPPTPSWGNMMNAANNFMDFRKRPWLWIPPGTTIFLTVVSINLLGDGLRDALDPKMRR
- a CDS encoding ABC transporter ATP-binding protein — encoded protein: MNKTLLQVDHLQTNFYTENGVVKAVNDVSFAIREGETVCIVGESGCGKSITALSLMQLIPENGKVESGEINFAGKNLLHLSKKDVRRLRGNEIGMIFQEPMTSLNPVFTIGEQMIEPIQEHLLLSKKDAYNKAMELITMLGIPNAEKVVNLYPHELSGGMLQRIMIAIAISCNPKLIIADEPTTALDVTIQAQILDLLREIKKEFNTSILLITHDLGVVAEMADYVVVMYAGKVVEEGPVLELFKNPQHPYTKGLLKAKPVIGERKDRLYTIAGQVPNLVNLQESCYFADRCEHAMDICRIKQPALHEISGGQKAACWLYEDGAE
- a CDS encoding oligopeptide/dipeptide ABC transporter ATP-binding protein, whose translation is MGEALLEVHNLKKYYSASKGMFKKFGDPLKAVDGVSFSIAKGEVFGLVGESGSGKSTIGKTILRLHEKTEGEVKFKGKDIFSLSKKELRNLRVQTQLVFQDPFSSLNPRLRVGDAIGEAMVEHGLVSKQEVRERVLEVMEKCGLAPFHIDRYPHEFSGGQRQRIVIARAMALNPEFIVMDEPVASLDVSIQAQIINLFSDLQRENGLSYLFISHDLSVVEHLCTKIAIMYLGNIVELASKEELFDHPLHPYTKALLSAVPIPDPMAKRERIILKGDIPSPINPPSGCKFRTRCPIATDLCAQQVPDYRDTGSGHFVACHYV
- a CDS encoding WG repeat-containing protein, which produces MAEHDGDWISWILDAFETRAVYLFPAPVKEIGGTKWGYIDEKGKFVLQPIYDNAKDFQDNGLANVEMMDKSGLIDDNGYFIVKPKYDTIQPFSEGRAVVNDQQGNKVIDGSGKEITERAYSVAYPEYKGGRLLVGVTDSDEQYLHGFLNKRGKVVIPLIYPSASDFSEGKAVVKTKSGLYELIDLTGKVLQSYPFAFVDQYGQGLLVYKKREDGKLGYIDEQGKTVLEPQFSSAEAFIDDRAIVGLTVKNNQYYGVIDREGNFLIKPNYTSIMDLGENRFAIGKELAPEQPCLRSIYALADSDGRILTGFIFHDMNPFSDGVASVSDDQHTFFIDKNGKRKVHLPMVSGSGWLSFDKTLIKSEVDNRLVYFNRNSGVVWKQATIIPLNNQYSVIEHKYRPNREYVVYYPQVQGMENPAMVMVNKSLKELAGVKPVPAGKQLESNYTGDFEVTFYKKNLLVMEINGYDYMFCAAHGMPVKKYVHINLKNGSMYQLKDLFKLGSPYVKVISDMIMDQIKNNEQYSSYLSPDDYHGMKEDQPFFIREDALNIYFKHYEIASFAAGSPTFTIPFDELKDMINQDGEFWKSFQ
- the kynB gene encoding arylformamidase, whose protein sequence is MKIYDVSRKLENGMPVWPGDTAFQYVVSWPMEESGSVNVGSLQLSAHTGTHVDAPFHFDNNGKRIIELDLNLYIGPAKVIDMGGKESIGEADLRGVNLDGCKRVLFRTLAWENPSEFPEKIPHIKPDLAPYLASIGVKLIGLDVPSVDPIDSKELPAHHSLNENGIHILESLMLDEIEPGDYELIALPLPLVEGDGSPVRAILRR
- a CDS encoding amino acid decarboxylase: MFEIIDKKAVMDIRERVAKGEHPRREILNFIKAAPVGTIFEIHLPHRGEPLIANLQSFGMNVIVNEIEPMHFRLMAVKLDEF
- a CDS encoding Crp/Fnr family transcriptional regulator — its product is MNCDHCCSHGSSCITSVPVFKGMKKEDLQLLQNVTRSRHFLKGEFIFQEGERSETLFVVNEGLIKLTKMSAEGKEQIVRLLFPGDFFGLFSLLRNEKHYANAEVIGSPTVICSIEKGDFLRTMEKNAELSYRFLLAVNDRLYEADESVGFLSLMEVEQRLARALILFHDKLNAFNGTFTLPITKKDLAGYIGTTPESISRKLLAFMSQKLIAMDGRRQIQILELDQLKSMAEMD
- a CDS encoding flavodoxin; the encoded protein is MNATCLIVYASMTGNTEEIANLIASGIQEAGGTVSIKDILEVDVPDLQEYDGILLGAYTWGDGDLPDEFLDFYDEMDQLNLSGKRAAAFGSCDSSYEHRGGAVDILTEKLAELGAELVHEGLKIDLSPTTAEKEECMKFGQSFVEKF
- a CDS encoding heavy-metal-associated domain-containing protein, which encodes MSMIEIPLNDVACTGCIGKIKRQMQRTNGIEKVEIVSGTGKIQINFNESIIQSEEINRNLNKIILRTFD